In Plantibacter sp. PA-3-X8, one DNA window encodes the following:
- a CDS encoding siderophore-interacting protein, whose protein sequence is MTTTPRPRAPRPQIILEVVRSSWVTPHLVRLTLGGPGFADFQPKDATDSYVKISFAKPELGLEPPYDLAALRETLAPADLPVTRTYTVRRVDQAAGTMDIDFVVHGDEGIAGPWAAAAQPGDRVVLAGPGGAYRPDPTADWHLFAGDESAIPAIAAALEALPADAKGLAFLEIGGRDDLVDLDHPAGVQLIWVGRAARDESTAALLATAISGHPWPDGRVQVFAHGERESMKALREVFLTQRGLDRSQLSLSGYWAYGRTEDRFQAEKREPIGVVLPTS, encoded by the coding sequence ATGACGACGACACCGCGACCTCGAGCCCCACGTCCACAGATCATCCTCGAGGTGGTCCGCAGTTCCTGGGTCACACCGCACCTCGTGCGCCTCACCCTCGGCGGTCCCGGCTTCGCCGACTTCCAGCCCAAGGACGCCACCGACAGCTACGTGAAGATCTCCTTCGCCAAGCCCGAACTCGGCCTCGAGCCGCCGTACGACCTCGCGGCGCTCCGTGAGACGCTGGCACCCGCCGACCTCCCGGTCACCCGCACCTACACGGTGCGACGCGTGGACCAGGCGGCGGGCACCATGGACATCGACTTCGTGGTGCACGGCGATGAGGGGATCGCCGGCCCATGGGCCGCTGCCGCACAGCCGGGAGACCGCGTCGTGCTCGCCGGACCCGGCGGTGCCTACCGACCCGACCCGACCGCCGACTGGCACCTCTTCGCGGGCGACGAGTCGGCGATCCCCGCGATCGCCGCCGCCCTCGAGGCGCTCCCGGCGGACGCGAAAGGGCTCGCGTTCCTCGAGATCGGTGGCCGGGACGACCTCGTCGACCTCGACCACCCGGCCGGGGTGCAGCTGATCTGGGTCGGCCGTGCGGCCCGCGATGAATCGACGGCCGCGCTCCTCGCGACCGCCATCAGCGGACACCCGTGGCCCGACGGACGCGTGCAGGTCTTCGCCCATGGCGAGCGGGAGTCGATGAAGGCGTTGCGCGAGGTGTTCCTCACTCAACGAGGGCTCGACCGCTCCCAGCTCTCTCTGTCCGGGTACTGGGCTTACGGACGCACGGAGGACCGCTTCCAGGCGGAGAAGCGCGAACCGATCGGGGTCGTCCTGCCGACGTCGTGA
- a CDS encoding alpha/beta hydrolase, with the protein MSDVTEHPGRPRRAGRLKPILIGILCAVLVVVLGFVVWTQIVMQGTRPAALAVWEDPAVSVTDVGDAVVLAPTADAERPASGTGLVFIPGAKVDPYAYLHKLSGVVEEAGVTVVITKPTLNLAFFDQRPLETFTAAAPDVDTWFVGGHSLGGVRACQLAEDPAVTGLVLFGSYCANDLSGSSLEVLSLAGSDDGLSTPEKVADARVRLPADATMIEIEGANHASFGDYGVQPGDGTATISADEARSEITRDLVELLG; encoded by the coding sequence ATGAGCGATGTGACCGAGCACCCTGGCCGACCACGGCGGGCGGGGCGGCTGAAGCCGATCCTCATCGGAATCCTTTGTGCGGTGCTCGTCGTCGTCCTCGGGTTCGTCGTCTGGACCCAGATCGTCATGCAGGGCACCCGTCCCGCCGCACTCGCGGTGTGGGAGGACCCCGCGGTCTCCGTCACCGACGTCGGCGACGCCGTGGTCCTCGCCCCGACCGCGGACGCCGAGCGTCCTGCCTCCGGTACCGGTCTCGTCTTCATCCCCGGGGCGAAGGTCGACCCGTACGCCTACCTGCACAAGCTGTCCGGCGTCGTCGAGGAGGCCGGCGTGACCGTGGTCATCACGAAGCCGACGCTCAACCTGGCGTTCTTCGACCAACGGCCGCTGGAGACGTTCACCGCCGCCGCCCCGGACGTCGACACCTGGTTCGTCGGTGGCCACTCACTCGGTGGGGTGCGAGCCTGCCAGCTCGCGGAGGATCCCGCAGTGACGGGTCTCGTCCTGTTCGGGAGTTACTGCGCGAACGACCTCTCCGGCTCCTCCCTCGAGGTGCTGAGCCTCGCGGGGAGCGACGACGGACTGAGTACCCCGGAGAAGGTCGCCGACGCGCGCGTCCGGTTGCCCGCTGACGCGACGATGATCGAGATCGAGGGGGCGAACCACGCGAGCTTCGGTGACTACGGGGTGCAGCCCGGCGACGGTACGGCGACGATCTCCGCCGATGAGGCCCGCTCCGAGATCACGCGGGATCTGGTCGAGCTGCTCGGCTGA
- a CDS encoding DUF3817 domain-containing protein — protein MSPRRLFRLIAIAEAITWTLLIIGMILKYVTKTTDLGVSIGGALHGFVFLVYGATVLLIGINQRWPIGTILVGLVSAVVPYATIPFDLWADRTGRLDGAWRREAGADPRDQRVLDRLTRWLVRHPILLVVVGGLVVVAVFTALLVVGPPVPKG, from the coding sequence GTGTCGCCGCGCCGCCTCTTCCGCCTGATCGCGATCGCCGAGGCGATCACCTGGACCCTGCTCATCATCGGGATGATCCTCAAGTACGTCACGAAGACGACCGACCTCGGCGTGAGCATCGGTGGCGCGCTGCACGGCTTCGTGTTCCTCGTGTACGGCGCGACGGTCCTGCTCATCGGGATCAACCAGCGCTGGCCCATCGGCACGATCCTCGTGGGCCTCGTGAGCGCCGTCGTCCCGTACGCGACCATCCCCTTCGACCTCTGGGCGGACCGCACCGGCCGACTCGACGGGGCGTGGCGCCGCGAGGCGGGCGCCGACCCGCGCGACCAGCGCGTGCTCGACCGCCTGACGCGCTGGCTCGTCCGACACCCGATCCTGCTCGTGGTCGTCGGCGGCCTCGTGGTCGTCGCCGTCTTCACGGCCCTGCTCGTCGTCGGGCCGCCGGTCCCGAAGGGCTGA
- a CDS encoding NAD(+)/NADH kinase produces MTTTRTKHPTGPSMTIGLITHPTKNIDDSVRILRSWQLEHGARLVGLRAEANRLGDDVELLDEDAFASSVDVAVAMGGDGTMLGAMRLLAGRSAPVLGVNYGNVGFLVEVEPAALAEALQRVSDNEFSLEPHHGLEVTITTGEQVAHLLAFNDVSIARRPGTGVVMADLAVDGTAYGYFKADAIVIATPTGSTAYNYAAGGPVLSPAVAATVVTPVAPMSGIDRSFILGPAERLQFSIGTATKQAAVEIDGQVLADVASGAVVTVRLVRDAANVVRLDPSRHSRKGRMKLSLLDLPLRRDQLLDLVPPDIRARVERPSRVRRTRSKPADPSH; encoded by the coding sequence GTGACCACCACTCGCACGAAGCACCCCACCGGGCCGTCGATGACGATCGGCCTCATCACGCACCCGACGAAGAACATCGACGACTCCGTCCGCATCCTCCGCTCATGGCAGCTCGAACACGGCGCGCGCCTCGTCGGACTCCGCGCCGAGGCCAACCGGCTCGGCGACGACGTCGAACTGCTCGACGAGGACGCCTTCGCGTCGTCGGTCGACGTCGCCGTGGCGATGGGCGGCGACGGCACGATGCTCGGGGCGATGCGGCTGCTCGCCGGCCGGTCCGCACCGGTGCTCGGCGTCAACTACGGCAACGTCGGCTTCCTCGTGGAGGTCGAACCGGCCGCACTCGCGGAGGCGCTCCAACGGGTCAGCGACAACGAGTTCTCCCTCGAACCGCACCACGGCCTCGAGGTGACGATCACCACCGGCGAGCAGGTCGCCCATCTCCTCGCCTTCAACGACGTCTCCATCGCCCGGCGCCCGGGAACCGGCGTGGTCATGGCCGACCTCGCCGTGGACGGCACCGCCTACGGGTACTTCAAAGCCGATGCGATCGTGATCGCCACCCCGACCGGATCGACCGCCTACAACTACGCGGCCGGCGGACCGGTGCTCTCCCCCGCCGTCGCCGCCACCGTCGTGACGCCGGTCGCCCCGATGTCGGGCATCGACCGCTCCTTCATCCTCGGGCCGGCGGAGCGCCTGCAGTTCTCGATCGGGACGGCGACCAAGCAGGCCGCCGTCGAGATCGACGGCCAGGTCCTCGCCGATGTTGCAAGTGGCGCGGTCGTGACCGTCCGGCTCGTGCGCGACGCAGCCAACGTCGTCCGTCTCGACCCGAGCCGGCACTCGCGCAAGGGCCGGATGAAACTCAGCCTGCTCGACCTCCCGTTGCGGCGCGATCAGCTGCTCGACCTCGTTCCACCGGACATCCGCGCGCGCGTCGAGCGTCCGTCGCGGGTCCGCCGGACGCGGAGCAAGCCGGCCGACCCCTCGCACTGA
- a CDS encoding CarD family transcriptional regulator — MQFIVGETLVYPHHGAVTITELSKVTIKGVEQDVMTLRVHTSELTIKLPIANADLVGVRDVIDHDGVQAVYGVLREPFVEEPGNWSRRYKANQEKMASGNVHRVGEVVRDLWRRDQDSGVSAGEKRMLQKARQVLVSELALAQSMTDEEASAGLDEVLASSIATPEAVAAK; from the coding sequence ATGCAGTTCATCGTTGGAGAGACCCTGGTCTACCCGCACCACGGAGCGGTCACCATCACCGAGTTGTCGAAGGTGACGATCAAGGGTGTCGAGCAGGACGTCATGACGCTTCGCGTGCACACGTCCGAGCTCACCATCAAGCTGCCGATCGCGAACGCCGACCTCGTCGGTGTGCGCGACGTCATCGACCACGACGGCGTCCAGGCCGTCTACGGCGTGCTCCGCGAGCCGTTCGTCGAGGAGCCCGGCAACTGGTCGCGTCGGTACAAGGCCAACCAGGAGAAGATGGCCAGTGGCAACGTCCACCGCGTCGGCGAGGTCGTCCGCGACCTGTGGCGTCGCGACCAGGACAGCGGCGTGTCGGCCGGCGAGAAGCGCATGCTCCAGAAGGCGCGCCAGGTGCTCGTCTCCGAACTCGCGCTCGCGCAGTCGATGACCGACGAAGAGGCGTCCGCGGGCCTCGACGAGGTGCTCGCCTCGTCGATCGCGACCCCCGAGGCCGTCGCAGCCAAGTAG
- a CDS encoding TetR/AcrR family transcriptional regulator yields the protein MPRTSGVPALGVEQSTTERPAPPSRVERFAPVLRVTGDPRAERTRQTIFDAVATILAGRPERVSVGDIVRVAGISRSSFYAHFSSLDDLTAAYLRVQFAGLAASGVSVRPAGESLGSAERAREAYRRLVAQLLEDAPLYSSVLELPVARSAFDDLVGEHADHLIGSLLERTEVPVGIPAGLVSAYVAGGTLSLVDGWRRGRIDVSDDELVEALVALLPAWLLDERPVGASPPPPTPEPSGR from the coding sequence ATGCCTCGCACATCAGGAGTTCCCGCCCTCGGTGTCGAGCAGTCCACCACTGAACGTCCCGCTCCGCCGTCGCGTGTCGAGCGCTTCGCTCCCGTCCTCCGAGTGACGGGCGACCCACGTGCCGAGCGCACCAGGCAGACGATCTTCGACGCCGTCGCCACCATCCTCGCCGGTCGGCCGGAACGCGTGTCCGTCGGCGACATCGTCCGGGTCGCCGGCATCAGCCGCAGCTCGTTCTACGCCCACTTCTCCAGCCTCGACGACCTCACCGCGGCCTACCTGCGGGTGCAGTTCGCCGGCCTTGCCGCGTCCGGTGTCTCGGTGCGTCCCGCCGGGGAGTCGCTGGGCAGCGCCGAGCGCGCCCGCGAAGCCTACCGACGCCTCGTCGCCCAGCTCCTCGAAGACGCACCGCTCTACTCGAGCGTGCTCGAGCTCCCCGTCGCCCGCAGCGCATTCGACGACCTCGTCGGCGAGCACGCCGACCACCTCATCGGCTCGCTGCTCGAGCGCACCGAGGTCCCGGTCGGCATCCCGGCGGGCCTGGTCTCCGCCTATGTCGCCGGTGGCACGCTCTCCCTCGTCGACGGCTGGCGCCGCGGACGCATCGACGTCTCGGACGACGAACTGGTCGAAGCCCTGGTCGCCCTGCTGCCCGCCTGGTTGCTCGACGAACGACCCGTCGGCGCGTCACCGCCACCACCGACCCCTGAGCCATCCGGCCGCTGA